A genomic window from Gossypium hirsutum isolate 1008001.06 chromosome D12, Gossypium_hirsutum_v2.1, whole genome shotgun sequence includes:
- the LOC107945536 gene encoding scarecrow-like protein 6 → MKAMPVSFEEFQGKGALDFSSSTSSCSDSSLLLQHQHQHHQKEGKWKNKGGDCCYVGSEPIDNNNKTRRKRSPSPSSTLSSSLGGGGSGGGASTDTAGVAATTTVVSATTNTSQSLDVGKCGLGMEDWESVLSGSPNQDQSILRLIMGDIDDPSMGLNKILQPPSGGGGGGGSENMEFNAGFGMVDHGFGFDSITSSVSLINNVDPPISCSDFPVTSNPPSLLPPPPPGVFPQQQSHLQVVDEKPQIFNPQMIINQNQARFTQNPTMFLPLSYAQLQEHSLLSPPPPKRFNSGGPFSGSGPELYLRRQQQQQIQMLQQRPITGKPKIVTDDLANQQLQQAIIDQLIQAAELIETGDPVLAQGILARLNHQLSPVGKPFIRAAFYFKEALQLLLPLNTSNTSVMSNYNMIFKVGAYKSFSEISPIVQFANFTCNQALLEVFEGCNRVHIIDFDVGYGGQWASLMQELVLRNGGAPSMKITAFASPSSHDDIELGFTIENLKHYASEINMDFDIEIMSLEALNSGSWPLPLHLGENEAIAVNLPIGSFSNYPSILPLVLCFVKQLSPKIVVSLDRGCDRTDVPFPHHIIHALQSYSGLLESLDAVNMNLDALEKIERFFLQPSIEKIVLGRHRSLERRPPWRSLFIQSGFSPLTFSNFTESQAECLIQRTPIRGFHVEKRQSSLVLCWQRRELIAASAWRC, encoded by the coding sequence ATGAAGGCCATGCCCGTATCCTTTGAGGAATTTCAAGGGAAGGGGGCTTTAgatttttcttcttcaacatcatcTTGTTCAGATTCATCACTGTTATTACAACACCAGCATCAACACCACCAAAAAGAAGGGAAGTGGAAGAACAAGGGAGGAGATTGTTGCTATGTGGGCAGTGAGCccattgataataataataagaccAGAAGAAAAAGAAGTCCAAGTCCTTCTTCAACACTGTCTTCTTCTCTCGGCGGTGGAGGCAGCGGTGGTGGTGCCTCCACAGATACAGCCGGTGTGGCAGCCACCACCACTGTTGTCTCTGCCACCACCAATACAAGCCAGTCCTTGGATGTAGGAAAATGTGGTTTAGGTATGGAAGATTGGGAGAGTGTTTTGTCTGGTTCTCCTAATCAAGACCAGTCCATTTTGAGGTTAATTATGGGTGATATTGATGACCCTTCTATGGGGTTAAACAAGATTCTTCAACCACCAAGTGGCGGCGGCGGCGGTGGTGGGTCGGAAAATATGGAGTTCAATGCTGGTTTTGGTATGGTGGACCATGGTTTCGGGTTCGATTCCATTACTAGTAGCGTTAGCTTGATCAACAACGTCGACCCTCCTATAAGCTGCTCTGATTTTCCGGTGACATCAAATCCGCCGAGTCTTTTGCCGCCTCCTCCGCCGGGTGTATTTCCACAACAGCAATCACACCTTCAGGTTGTGGATGAAAAGCCACAGATTTTCAATCCGCAGATGATAATAAACCAGAATCAAGCTCGGTTTACACAAAACCCGACCATGTTCTTACCCCTTTCGTATGCTCAATTGCAAGAGCATAGCCTTTTATCGCCTCCGCCGCCGAAGCGATTCAACTCCGGTGGACCGTTTTCGGGTTCGGGACCGGAGCTTTATCTAAGGCGTCAACAGCAACAACAGATCCAAATGCTTCAGCAAAGGCCAATTACAGGGAAACCGAAAATCGTTACGGATGATCTGGCGAACCAGCAGCTTCAGCAGGcgataattgatcaattaatTCAGGCCGCAGAGCTGATCGAAACCGGTGATCCGGTACTCGCGCAAGGGATATTGGCGCGGCTCAATCACCAGCTCTCCCCTGTAGGTAAGCCCTTTATAAGAGCTGCTTTCTACTTCAAGGAGGCCTTACAATTATTACTTCCTTTGAACACTAGCAATACATCAGTTATGTCCAATTATAACATGATATTCAAGGTTGGTGCTTACAAATCGTTCTCCGAGATATCTCCGATCGTTCAGTTCGCGAATTTTACTTGCAATCAAGCGTTACTCGAGGTTTTCGAAGGGTGTAATAGGGTTCATATAATCGATTTCGATGTTGGTTATGGTGGACAATGGGCTTCTTTGATGCAAGAACTTGTTTTAAGAAATGGTGGTGCACCTTCTATGAAAATCACTGCCTTTGCTTCACCTTCAAGTCATGATGATATCGAACTCGGCTTCACAATCGAAAACCTTAAGCATTATGCTAGTGAAATCAACATGGATTTTGATATCGAAATCATGAGCCTTGAGGCCTTGAATTCGGGTTCTTGGCCGTTGCCTTTGCACTTGGGTGAAAACGAAGCGATTGCTGTTAATCTCCCGATCGGTTCATTTTCCAATTACCCTTCAATCTTGCCCTTGGTCCTTTGTTTTGTCAAGCAGTTATCGCCCAAGATTGTTGTCTCGTTAGACCGAGGTTGTGACAGAACTGATGTCCCGTTCCCTCACCATATAATCCATGCACTCCAATCGTATTCCGGCCTCCTCGAGTCCCTTGATGCGGTGAACATGAACCTTGATGCCTTGGAAAAGATTGAAAGGTTCTTCCTTCAACCAAGCATTGAAAAAATCGTGTTGGGTCGACATCGGTCTCTTGAAAGAAGACCTCCATGGAGGAGTTTGTTTATACAATCCGGATTCTCTCCATTAACTTTCAGTAACTTCACCGAGTCTCAAGCCGAGTGTTTGATTCAACGAACTCCGATTAGAGGTTTCCACGTCGAGAAGAGGCAGTCATCGCTCGTTCTTTGTTGGCAGAGACGTGAACTAATCGCCGCTTCAGCTTGGAGGTGCTGA